One window of Catonella massiliensis genomic DNA carries:
- the clpB gene encoding ATP-dependent chaperone ClpB — protein MNTSKLTAKSVEALEAARTLAKENYNSYIEESHVLLALLTGESGLIGELITKMGKSLPNLEAETRHIVDALPKVTGDVSGEIYISNETNAALNEAEAQAIKMKDEYTSVEHIMIGLLRKPDSKLRELFKTFNITEKEFYKVLMDVRGNQRVTNQNPEDTYNVLEKYGQDLVELARNNKLDPVIGRDDEIRNVIQILSRKRKNNPVLIGEPGVGKTAIAEGLALRIVKGDVPQGLKDRKIFSLDLGALVAGAKYRGEFEERLKAVLNEIKKSEGEIILFIDELHTIVGAGKTDGAMDAGNLLKPMLARGELHCIGATTLDEYREYIEKDAALERRFQPVIVDEPTVADTISILRGLKERYEVFHGVKIQDAALIAAATLSHRYISDRFLPDKAIDLVDEACALIRTEMDSMPAEMDDISRKIMQLEIEEAALKKEDDKLSQAHLEDIRKELADLREKFNEMKAKWENEKNAIEKVQKLREEIGEVNALIEKAEREYDLNKAAELKYGRLPNLKAELEKQEKLAEESSNSSSSLLRDHVGEEEISRIVGRWTGIPITRLMQGEREKLLNMEGILHERVIGQDEAVTKVSEAILRSRAGIKDPDKPVGSFLFLGPTGVGKTELAKALAQSLFDDEKNLVRIDMSEYMEKYSVSRLIGAPPGYVGYEEGGQLTEAVRRKPYSVVLFDEIEKAHPDVFNVLLQVLDDGRVTDSQGRTVDFKNTIIILTSNLGSMQILDGIQDNGEISKEAIDSVNDLLKASFRPEFLNRLDEIVFYKPLQKENIGKIVDLMLKDLKYRLSGKNLSLEVSEAAKDYIIEKGYDPNYGARPLKRLIQSEVETLIAKEIIKKDIPAGSVLKVDAVDGKLTVSE, from the coding sequence ATGAACACATCAAAACTTACGGCTAAATCCGTGGAGGCTCTTGAAGCTGCCAGAACTTTGGCGAAGGAAAACTACAATTCCTACATAGAAGAGTCACACGTTTTACTTGCCCTGCTCACAGGAGAGTCAGGGCTCATAGGTGAGCTTATAACCAAGATGGGCAAGTCTCTACCTAATCTTGAAGCAGAGACCAGGCATATAGTTGATGCATTACCTAAGGTAACAGGTGATGTAAGTGGTGAAATATATATTTCCAATGAGACAAATGCTGCCCTTAATGAAGCTGAGGCACAGGCAATCAAGATGAAGGATGAATACACATCCGTTGAGCACATTATGATTGGTCTCCTTAGAAAGCCTGACAGCAAGCTTAGGGAGTTATTTAAGACGTTTAATATTACAGAGAAGGAGTTTTATAAAGTACTTATGGATGTACGCGGCAATCAGAGAGTTACAAACCAGAATCCTGAGGATACATACAATGTTCTTGAAAAATACGGGCAGGATCTGGTAGAACTCGCTAGAAATAATAAACTTGACCCTGTTATAGGCAGGGATGATGAGATAAGAAATGTGATTCAGATTCTCTCAAGAAAGAGAAAGAATAACCCGGTGCTTATAGGTGAGCCGGGTGTTGGTAAGACAGCTATAGCAGAAGGACTTGCGCTTAGAATTGTAAAGGGCGACGTTCCACAGGGACTTAAGGACAGGAAGATATTCTCCCTTGACCTGGGTGCTCTTGTGGCTGGTGCAAAGTACAGGGGCGAGTTCGAAGAGAGGCTCAAGGCTGTACTTAACGAGATAAAGAAGTCAGAAGGCGAGATTATCTTATTTATAGATGAGCTTCACACCATAGTTGGTGCCGGCAAGACAGACGGAGCTATGGATGCGGGCAACCTCTTAAAGCCAATGCTTGCAAGAGGTGAGCTGCATTGTATAGGTGCTACAACCCTTGATGAATACAGGGAATACATCGAAAAGGATGCAGCCCTTGAGAGAAGATTTCAGCCTGTAATAGTAGATGAGCCTACAGTTGCAGACACTATCTCTATACTAAGAGGACTTAAGGAGAGATACGAGGTTTTCCACGGTGTTAAGATTCAGGATGCTGCCCTAATAGCCGCAGCTACCCTTTCACATAGATATATCTCAGACAGGTTCCTTCCTGACAAGGCTATAGACCTTGTAGATGAGGCCTGTGCACTTATCAGGACTGAGATGGATTCCATGCCTGCTGAGATGGATGACATATCAAGAAAAATAATGCAGCTTGAGATAGAAGAGGCTGCACTTAAGAAGGAGGATGACAAGCTTAGTCAGGCTCATCTTGAGGATATCAGAAAGGAACTTGCAGACCTTCGTGAGAAGTTTAACGAAATGAAGGCAAAGTGGGAAAATGAAAAGAATGCCATAGAGAAGGTTCAGAAGCTTCGTGAGGAAATCGGAGAAGTAAATGCCCTCATTGAAAAGGCCGAGAGAGAGTACGACCTTAATAAAGCAGCAGAACTTAAATACGGAAGGCTTCCTAACCTTAAGGCAGAACTTGAAAAGCAGGAGAAACTTGCTGAGGAGAGCAGTAATTCTTCAAGCAGCCTTCTGCGTGACCATGTTGGCGAGGAAGAGATATCAAGGATAGTAGGACGTTGGACGGGTATCCCTATCACGAGGCTTATGCAGGGTGAGAGAGAGAAGCTTCTCAATATGGAGGGCATCCTTCACGAGAGAGTTATCGGACAGGACGAGGCTGTAACCAAGGTATCAGAGGCAATCCTTCGTTCCAGGGCAGGTATCAAGGATCCTGACAAGCCGGTTGGCTCCTTCCTCTTCTTAGGACCTACAGGTGTTGGTAAGACAGAGCTTGCAAAGGCGCTTGCACAGTCACTTTTTGACGATGAGAAGAACCTTGTAAGAATAGATATGAGTGAATACATGGAGAAATACTCTGTGAGCAGGCTGATTGGAGCGCCTCCGGGATACGTTGGCTATGAAGAGGGTGGACAGCTTACTGAAGCAGTCAGAAGAAAGCCTTATTCAGTAGTGCTTTTTGATGAGATAGAAAAGGCTCATCCTGACGTATTCAATGTACTTTTACAGGTACTTGATGACGGCCGTGTGACCGACTCACAGGGTAGGACTGTTGACTTTAAGAACACAATCATTATCCTTACGTCAAACCTTGGCTCTATGCAGATACTTGATGGAATTCAGGATAATGGTGAGATTTCAAAAGAAGCCATCGACAGTGTAAATGACCTTCTTAAAGCAAGCTTTAGACCTGAGTTCCTTAACAGGCTTGACGAGATTGTATTCTACAAGCCTTTACAGAAGGAAAATATCGGCAAGATAGTTGACCTTATGCTTAAGGACTTGAAGTACAGACTTAGCGGAAAGAATCTTAGTCTTGAAGTAAGCGAAGCAGCCAAGGATTATATCATAGAAAAAGGTTATGATCCTAACTACGGTGCAAGGCCTCTTAAGAGACTTATCCAGTCAGAGGTTGAGACTTTGATTGCAAAAGAGATAATTAAGAAGGACATTCCTGCAGGAAGTGTACTAAAGGTGGATGCAGTAGACGGAAAGCTTACAGTTAGTGAATAA
- a CDS encoding DUF1653 domain-containing protein encodes MDNTTRFIPKPFEVYRHFKGHFYQILNIATHSETGEELVIYQALYGDFGIYARPLSMFLSRVDHEKYPQVKERYRFTKVALVNTQAQGTVLRTATAEASPQASTVLGGALASSKAESANTSNTYADDDSKKRAETLFMEFLDEDDFNRKRNILKAISGIATNSMINNMAASLDLVVTGESRDRDIKMIDDYIRARIHFDGVRHRD; translated from the coding sequence ATGGATAATACTACAAGATTTATACCTAAGCCTTTTGAAGTATATAGGCATTTTAAGGGACATTTTTATCAGATATTAAATATAGCAACACATAGTGAAACGGGGGAGGAGCTGGTTATCTATCAGGCACTGTACGGTGACTTTGGTATATACGCAAGACCGCTTTCTATGTTTCTAAGCAGGGTAGACCATGAAAAATACCCCCAGGTAAAGGAAAGGTATAGGTTTACCAAGGTAGCTTTAGTAAATACTCAGGCGCAAGGCACTGTCCTTCGTACAGCCACTGCCGAAGCAAGTCCTCAAGCTTCTACCGTTTTAGGCGGGGCTTTGGCATCATCTAAGGCAGAGTCAGCTAATACTTCAAATACCTATGCAGATGACGATTCAAAAAAGAGGGCTGAGACTCTTTTTATGGAGTTTCTTGATGAGGATGACTTCAATAGAAAAAGAAATATATTAAAGGCCATATCAGGGATAGCTACTAATTCTATGATTAACAATATGGCAGCTTCTCTAGACCTTGTTGTCACAGGGGAATCCAGAGATAGAGACATCAAGATGATAGATGATTATATAAGGGCAAGAATACATTTTGATGGCGTAAGACATAGAGATTAA